Proteins found in one Mycoplasmopsis gallopavonis genomic segment:
- a CDS encoding F0F1 ATP synthase subunit A — translation MIFFNENQNIRKENMDEILRHFSDWNQPQLLSLVVTVILIFAMSLTAFIKIKQVKPNEAPKGAAYLAEAYIGMIENQFTETVGERKLQRAKVYILSLGTFLLIGNAVAIFGLDPIVTSYSVPFTLAFASWIGIFATGMIYRKWRYLKAFMNPLDLIGKISPLISLSFRIYGNVIGGTAVIFLIYSMLAGFGNALPGAQGSSGFVFLAPIIAPPLHFYFDIFGSTLQAYIFTLLTTIYWLVESEEEEPKPKRKREFKF, via the coding sequence TTGATTTTCTTCAACGAAAATCAAAACATAAGAAAGGAGAATATGGACGAAATACTTAGACATTTCTCTGATTGAAATCAACCACAGCTGCTTTCTTTGGTTGTGACAGTAATCTTGATTTTCGCAATGTCTTTAACTGCTTTTATTAAGATTAAACAAGTAAAACCAAATGAAGCTCCCAAAGGTGCTGCATATCTTGCGGAAGCTTATATTGGTATGATTGAGAATCAATTTACCGAAACTGTAGGTGAACGTAAATTACAAAGAGCCAAAGTTTATATTCTAAGCTTAGGAACATTTTTATTAATTGGAAATGCGGTTGCAATTTTTGGTCTTGATCCAATTGTAACTTCATATAGTGTTCCATTTACTTTAGCTTTCGCAAGTTGAATCGGAATTTTTGCAACAGGTATGATTTATCGTAAATGACGCTATTTAAAAGCGTTTATGAACCCACTTGATTTAATTGGGAAAATTTCTCCTCTAATTTCATTAAGTTTCCGGATTTACGGTAATGTTATTGGCGGAACTGCTGTTATTTTTCTAATTTACTCAATGCTTGCAGGTTTTGGGAACGCTTTACCAGGAGCACAAGGTTCAAGTGGTTTTGTGTTTTTAGCACCTATTATTGCTCCACCTTTACATTTTTATTTTGATATTTTTGGTTCAACTTTACAAGCTTATATTTTTACATTATTAACAACAATTTATTGGTTAGTTGAATCTGAAGAAGAAGAGCCAAAACCAAAAAGAAAAAGAGAATTCAAATTTTAA
- the atpE gene encoding ATP synthase F0 subunit C yields the protein MIESMTNLFETAANAEVTTQATQAAAQSAAKSPLQLGLVAIGAGIAAIGVLGTGIGQGYAAGKACEAVGRNPEAESKIRLMLIVGAGIAETAAIYAFVVALLVKFLG from the coding sequence ATGATTGAAAGTATGACAAATTTATTTGAAACAGCAGCAAACGCTGAGGTAACTACACAAGCTACACAAGCAGCAGCTCAAAGTGCAGCTAAAAGCCCATTACAACTCGGTTTAGTTGCAATTGGTGCCGGAATTGCGGCAATTGGTGTTCTTGGAACAGGTATTGGTCAAGGATACGCTGCTGGAAAAGCGTGTGAAGCTGTTGGAAGAAACCCAGAAGCGGAAAGTAAAATTCGTCTTATGCTTATTGTTGGTGCCGGAATTGCTGAAACAGCTGCTATTTATGCTTTCGTGGTTGCTTTACTTGTTAAATTCCTTGGATAA
- the atpF gene encoding F0F1 ATP synthase subunit B: MTANLQPLLAEEARPSLSEKFASIFPSWPIMVATIIAFVIVFLCLYKLVYKPVKQMVKARQDYIQANIDDSLKQKESSLEKLEQANQNLIEARKQADIIVVKAKLRAEKVSNFYTQKAKAQSKRLLEETQVDINAQKREFEENSKKYVVQVATELANKILKREISSETQDQIINQFLNSEKEVSEL; this comes from the coding sequence ATGACAGCAAACTTACAACCTCTACTTGCCGAAGAAGCTCGCCCAAGTTTAAGCGAGAAATTCGCAAGTATTTTTCCATCATGACCAATAATGGTTGCAACTATTATTGCGTTTGTAATTGTCTTTTTGTGTCTTTATAAATTAGTTTATAAACCAGTGAAACAAATGGTCAAAGCTCGGCAAGACTATATTCAAGCTAACATTGATGATTCATTAAAACAAAAAGAAAGTAGTTTGGAAAAATTAGAACAAGCAAATCAAAATTTAATAGAAGCAAGAAAGCAAGCTGATATTATTGTTGTCAAAGCTAAGCTTCGGGCAGAAAAAGTTTCAAACTTTTATACTCAAAAAGCCAAAGCTCAATCAAAACGTTTATTAGAGGAAACTCAAGTAGACATTAATGCACAAAAACGTGAATTTGAGGAAAATTCAAAAAAATATGTTGTTCAAGTTGCAACAGAATTAGCTAATAAAATTTTAAAACGTGAAATTTCTTCAGAAACACAAGATCAAATTATTAATCAATTCTTAAATTCAGAAAAAGAAGTTAGTGAGCTTTAA
- the atpH gene encoding ATP synthase F1 subunit delta yields MYIKRNIAAYSVAIFDLVQEEHAIQAIQPEFEELLEVLKKHPELVDYLANDLIPEKERLETIKLVFQDFHWIIRNTIEIVFQRRMIQYLRKILIEYLKLANKELKIRFVRVVSAFPLSEDQLEAIKLKLQKESRRTIELKHDVDPTLISGIRIESRTEILEMNIKHDLDTIQKIILKDNKKKGN; encoded by the coding sequence ATGTATATTAAACGCAATATCGCAGCTTACTCTGTTGCAATTTTTGACTTAGTTCAAGAAGAACATGCAATTCAAGCAATTCAACCTGAATTTGAAGAATTATTAGAAGTTTTAAAAAAACATCCTGAATTAGTTGATTATCTAGCTAATGATTTAATTCCTGAAAAAGAGCGTTTGGAAACAATTAAACTAGTTTTTCAAGATTTTCATTGAATTATTCGTAATACAATTGAAATTGTTTTTCAACGAAGAATGATTCAATATTTGAGAAAAATTTTAATTGAGTACTTAAAATTAGCTAATAAGGAATTAAAAATTCGGTTTGTTCGTGTTGTTTCAGCTTTTCCTTTATCAGAAGATCAATTAGAAGCAATTAAACTGAAATTACAAAAAGAATCACGTCGGACAATTGAATTAAAACATGATGTAGATCCAACTTTAATTAGTGGAATTCGAATTGAATCACGAACAGAAATTCTAGAAATGAATATTAAACATGATTTGGATACAATTCAAAAAATAATTTTAAAAGATAATAAAAAGAAAGGAAACTAG
- the atpA gene encoding F0F1 ATP synthase subunit alpha, which yields MAIRLDDISAIIKDRIKNVGNTADRSEIGQVISIGDGIAVVSGLEKVKNSEIVEFQNGVYGLVLNLEEETVGVALFGDANSVSEGDTVRRTGEVISVNVGDALLGRVVDALGNPIDGKGSILSATKSEIFKVASGVMSRKEVNQPLETGIIAIDTMIPIGKGQRELIIGDRQTGKTAIAIDTIINQKGKNVKCVYVAIGQKNSTVAQIVQKLADVEALEYTTVVVAGASELAPQQYIAPYTGVTIAEEWMAKGEDVLIVYDDLSKHAVAYRTLSLLLRRPPGREAYPGDVFYLHSQLLERAARLNQNYGGGSITALPIIETQQGDISAYIPTNVISITDGQIFTKESLFNSGQRPAVDIGFSVSRVGSAAQTKAMKKVVGSLKLELAQYNEMLAFAQFGSDLDDSTKSILQHGAKVYEILKQEQYSPISQVLQAMILIGVKEKIINPLPTEYMHEYRDAVLSWAQHEGHQQYLNIEASGIISDEDYKIIEQALVHIVKDIIATVPNYDSRMYKPLPSRFENL from the coding sequence ATGGCAATTCGTTTAGATGATATTTCTGCTATTATCAAAGATAGAATTAAAAATGTCGGTAACACTGCTGATCGTAGCGAAATTGGTCAAGTTATTTCCATTGGTGATGGTATTGCGGTAGTTTCTGGTTTAGAAAAGGTTAAAAACTCGGAAATTGTTGAGTTTCAAAATGGTGTTTATGGACTTGTTTTAAACTTAGAGGAAGAAACTGTTGGGGTTGCTTTATTTGGTGATGCAAATAGCGTTTCTGAAGGTGATACAGTTCGTAGAACTGGCGAAGTTATTTCAGTAAATGTTGGAGATGCATTGCTTGGAAGAGTTGTTGATGCTCTTGGGAATCCAATTGATGGAAAAGGCTCAATTCTTTCTGCGACTAAAAGCGAAATTTTCAAAGTTGCAAGTGGAGTTATGTCAAGAAAAGAAGTTAACCAACCACTTGAAACAGGAATTATTGCAATTGATACAATGATTCCGATTGGAAAAGGACAAAGAGAATTAATTATCGGTGATAGACAAACAGGAAAAACAGCTATTGCAATTGACACTATTATTAATCAAAAAGGTAAAAATGTTAAGTGTGTATATGTTGCAATTGGACAAAAAAATTCAACAGTTGCTCAAATTGTTCAAAAATTAGCTGATGTTGAAGCTTTAGAATATACTACTGTTGTTGTTGCAGGAGCAAGTGAACTTGCACCACAACAATACATTGCTCCTTATACTGGAGTTACAATTGCAGAAGAATGAATGGCAAAAGGTGAAGATGTTTTAATTGTTTATGATGATCTTTCAAAACATGCGGTTGCCTACCGTACCTTATCACTTCTTCTTCGTCGTCCACCTGGTCGTGAAGCTTATCCTGGAGATGTTTTCTATCTTCACTCACAATTATTAGAAAGAGCAGCTCGCTTAAATCAAAATTATGGTGGGGGTTCAATTACTGCTTTACCAATCATTGAAACTCAGCAAGGTGATATTTCCGCTTACATTCCAACTAATGTTATTTCAATTACAGATGGTCAAATTTTCACCAAAGAAAGTTTATTCAACTCAGGACAACGTCCAGCTGTGGATATTGGGTTTAGTGTTTCACGTGTTGGATCAGCTGCCCAAACCAAAGCGATGAAAAAAGTTGTTGGTTCATTAAAATTAGAATTAGCTCAATATAACGAAATGCTTGCCTTTGCTCAATTTGGTTCTGACTTAGATGATTCAACTAAAAGCATCTTGCAACATGGTGCAAAAGTTTATGAAATTTTAAAACAAGAACAATATTCACCAATTTCACAAGTTTTACAAGCAATGATTTTAATTGGAGTTAAAGAAAAAATTATTAATCCACTTCCAACAGAATACATGCATGAATATCGTGATGCAGTTCTTTCATGAGCACAACATGAAGGTCATCAACAATATTTAAACATAGAAGCTAGCGGAATTATTTCAGATGAAGATTACAAAATTATTGAACAAGCGTTAGTTCATATTGTTAAAGATATTATTGCAACCGTTCCAAATTATGATAGTAGAATGTACAAACCTCTACCAAGTCGTTTTGAAAATCTATAA
- the atpG gene encoding ATP synthase F1 subunit gamma: MANLNSLKNRISVVKNTSKITNAMQLVSTAKLRRIKNEFESIDSYLALLIDTFDELIYHVQPEDFYSIFPKNNNTTAKLYIVITSDLGLCGSYNTNVINLLKSKIQPEDQIIVIGTKGYSLLHSSSLKEQILFKYLNYGEKVSYSIANEITKKVLEMYANGKISAIELIYTKFVNNITQEAVSKQLFPLEIQRTKETISQDIEFEPNSEVVLKNSIPLYIGSLIYCLGSSSKISEMASRRNAMENATNNANDLSGHLHLQFNRERQRVITQEINEIVAGADAT, from the coding sequence ATGGCAAATTTAAATAGTTTAAAAAATCGAATTTCGGTTGTTAAAAATACTTCAAAAATCACTAATGCAATGCAACTTGTTTCGACTGCAAAGTTAAGAAGAATTAAAAATGAATTTGAAAGTATTGATTCTTATTTAGCATTATTAATTGATACATTCGATGAATTAATTTATCATGTTCAACCTGAAGATTTTTATTCAATTTTTCCAAAAAACAATAATACAACAGCAAAGCTCTACATTGTAATTACTAGCGATTTAGGTCTTTGTGGTTCTTATAATACTAATGTTATTAACCTTTTAAAAAGTAAAATTCAACCCGAAGATCAAATTATTGTGATCGGAACAAAAGGTTATAGTTTATTGCATTCAAGTTCACTAAAAGAACAAATTCTTTTTAAATACCTAAATTATGGAGAAAAAGTAAGTTATTCAATTGCTAATGAAATTACTAAAAAAGTTTTAGAAATGTATGCTAACGGAAAAATTAGTGCAATTGAACTTATTTATACTAAATTTGTTAATAACATTACCCAAGAAGCAGTTTCAAAACAACTTTTTCCACTCGAAATTCAACGGACAAAAGAAACTATTTCACAAGATATTGAATTTGAACCTAATTCAGAAGTAGTTTTAAAAAATTCAATTCCACTTTATATTGGAAGTTTAATTTATTGTCTTGGAAGTAGTTCTAAAATTTCTGAAATGGCTTCACGTAGAAATGCAATGGAAAATGCAACAAATAATGCTAATGATTTATCTGGACATTTACACTTACAATTTAACCGTGAGCGTCAAAGAGTTATTACACAAGAAATTAATGAAATTGTAGCTGGAGCAGATGCTACATAG
- the atpD gene encoding F0F1 ATP synthase subunit beta, producing MIKNQGTIVQIVGPVVDVRFEEGKLPKLLNALKVEHDGKIYTFEVAQHIGDDTARTISMVSTNGLQRGMNVIDTGHAISVPVGNSVLGRMFDVLGNPIDELPIAEDVERSPIHAASPSYEEQKTTSEILETGIKVIDLLIPYAKGGKIGLFGGAGVGKTVLVQELINNIATQHNGLSVFAGVGERTREGNDLYYEMKQAGVLDKTALVFGQMNEPPGARMRVALSGLTMAEYFRDKQNQDVLLFIDNIFRFTQAGSEVSALLGRMPSAVGYQPTLATEMGALQERITSTRRGSITSVQAVYVPADDLTDPAPATTFTHLDAKTVLDRGIASLGIYPAIDPLNSASRLLDPLVVGQEHYSVAQEVVAILQRFKELQDIIAILGMGELSEEDKKIVARARRIRNFLSQPFHVAEKFSGIPGSYVSLPETINSFKEILSGKYDEYPEDIFRYAGSIEDVQVRFAKLEQEAKQTTKEAEKSN from the coding sequence ATGATCAAAAATCAAGGTACAATTGTTCAAATTGTAGGACCAGTTGTCGATGTGCGTTTTGAAGAAGGCAAATTACCTAAACTTTTAAATGCTTTAAAAGTTGAACATGATGGTAAAATCTATACTTTTGAAGTTGCACAACATATTGGTGATGATACAGCTCGGACAATCTCAATGGTATCAACAAACGGTCTACAAAGAGGAATGAACGTTATTGATACAGGACATGCTATTTCTGTCCCTGTTGGAAATTCAGTTTTAGGTCGTATGTTTGATGTGCTTGGTAATCCAATTGATGAATTACCAATTGCAGAAGATGTTGAAAGATCACCAATTCATGCAGCAAGTCCAAGTTATGAAGAACAAAAAACTACTTCTGAAATTCTTGAAACAGGAATTAAAGTTATCGATTTATTAATTCCATATGCCAAAGGAGGAAAAATTGGTCTTTTTGGTGGAGCTGGAGTTGGGAAAACAGTTTTAGTTCAAGAATTAATTAATAACATTGCAACTCAACATAATGGTCTTTCTGTTTTTGCGGGAGTTGGAGAAAGAACTCGTGAAGGAAACGATCTTTACTATGAAATGAAACAAGCTGGTGTTTTAGATAAAACCGCACTAGTTTTCGGACAAATGAATGAACCACCAGGGGCGAGAATGAGAGTTGCTCTTTCAGGTCTTACAATGGCTGAATACTTCCGTGATAAACAAAATCAAGATGTGCTTTTATTTATCGATAATATTTTTAGATTTACTCAGGCTGGAAGTGAGGTGTCAGCTCTTTTAGGTCGTATGCCTAGTGCTGTTGGATACCAACCAACATTAGCAACTGAAATGGGTGCACTGCAAGAAAGAATTACTTCAACACGTAGAGGTTCAATTACTTCTGTGCAAGCTGTTTATGTTCCAGCTGATGACTTAACTGACCCTGCACCTGCAACAACCTTTACTCACCTAGATGCTAAGACTGTTTTAGATCGTGGAATTGCTTCACTTGGAATTTATCCTGCAATCGACCCTTTAAACTCAGCTTCTAGATTACTTGATCCATTAGTAGTTGGACAAGAGCATTATAGCGTAGCTCAAGAAGTTGTTGCAATTTTACAAAGATTTAAAGAACTTCAAGATATTATTGCAATTTTAGGAATGGGTGAACTTTCAGAAGAGGATAAGAAAATTGTTGCTCGTGCAAGAAGAATTAGAAACTTCCTTTCACAACCATTTCACGTTGCTGAAAAATTCTCAGGAATTCCAGGTTCATACGTTTCACTACCTGAAACAATCAATAGTTTTAAAGAAATTTTATCTGGAAAATATGACGAATATCCAGAAGATATTTTTAGATACGCTGGAAGCATCGAAGATGTTCAAGTTCGTTTTGCTAAGCTAGAACAAGAAGCAAAACAAACAACAAAAGAAGCAGAAAAAAGTAACTAA
- the atpC gene encoding ATP synthase F1 subunit epsilon: MAKEIKLTITTPNGIFYEGTTEIVSLRTASGYIGLQSGRTPLFSSVETGSLIIGWENNPSSIKCFIGGGLVYADSNKINIITDDITDVRQIDLAQAERERDKIKQQLSSKKDNIDISKLEIKLKKTLSRIETYNQFNK; this comes from the coding sequence ATGGCTAAAGAAATTAAATTAACAATTACAACACCTAATGGAATTTTTTATGAAGGTACTACTGAGATTGTTTCGCTTCGAACTGCCTCAGGATACATTGGACTACAATCAGGTCGAACACCACTTTTTAGTAGTGTTGAAACTGGTAGCTTAATTATTGGATGAGAAAATAATCCTAGTTCAATCAAGTGTTTTATTGGTGGTGGTCTTGTTTACGCCGATAGTAACAAAATTAATATCATCACTGATGATATTACTGATGTTCGTCAAATCGATTTAGCACAAGCTGAAAGAGAACGGGATAAAATCAAACAACAACTTTCAAGTAAAAAAGACAATATTGATATTTCTAAACTTGAAATTAAGTTGAAAAAAACTTTATCACGAATTGAAACTTATAATCAATTTAATAAATAA
- a CDS encoding MAGa3780 family membrane protein: protein MHQNYFVYLQQKLNSKLLKACFFGAIIILIILLVSFFVSWHEDAMVVKKSFQSIKENNLDSDKLAHLRLLPNLKNNFWHRSLTFTYLTNAFVAVALFIFVFSKNQKLKNIILPLAAIYITITFVIFWGLVFPALFKNKDWTFGRYFATINVHFINPLFYLVLFFLTFKQISITRKTVLLAPIPMFIYWVVALMIYFIALPAAKAIELHNLNSIEKDELLGLTIYKFLNFLHPLFYKENNIWIILGFNLAILIVGISFPILIGLGYRWICNKYHKKAKLYNE from the coding sequence ATGCACCAGAACTATTTTGTTTATTTACAACAAAAATTAAATTCTAAACTTTTAAAAGCGTGCTTTTTTGGAGCAATTATTATTTTAATTATTTTACTTGTGAGCTTTTTTGTTTCTTGACACGAAGATGCAATGGTTGTTAAAAAAAGCTTTCAATCAATTAAGGAGAATAATTTAGATAGTGATAAATTAGCTCACCTTAGACTTTTACCAAATTTAAAAAATAATTTTTGACATCGTTCACTAACTTTTACATATTTAACTAATGCTTTTGTAGCTGTTGCGTTATTTATTTTTGTTTTTAGTAAAAATCAAAAACTTAAAAACATTATTTTACCACTTGCTGCAATTTATATCACTATTACTTTTGTAATCTTTTGAGGATTAGTTTTTCCAGCTTTATTCAAAAATAAAGACTGAACTTTCGGAAGATATTTTGCAACAATTAATGTTCATTTTATTAACCCATTATTTTACTTAGTTTTATTTTTCTTAACTTTCAAACAAATTTCAATTACTAGAAAAACAGTTTTACTTGCTCCAATTCCGATGTTTATTTACTGAGTAGTTGCTTTAATGATTTATTTTATTGCTCTGCCAGCTGCAAAAGCAATTGAACTTCATAATCTTAATTCGATTGAAAAAGATGAGCTTCTTGGTTTAACAATTTATAAATTCTTAAACTTCCTACATCCTTTATTCTATAAAGAAAATAATATTTGAATAATTCTTGGTTTTAACCTTGCTATTTTAATAGTTGGAATTTCTTTTCCAATTTTAATTGGTCTTGGATATCGTTGAATTTGTAATAAGTATCACAAGAAAGCAAAACTTTACAATGAATAA
- a CDS encoding IS3 family transposase, translated as MLIFYIFKGEKMGKHFTEEQEKEIYNTFFQLGKKDAIELMYKYGAKAKDKYVKARLRRILKHYNFNMNKKPRKPGTGRSRKAKEQDINWNIFTREDLIEIAKRYREITKDKFKTEKVQEASNINMASYKLAILLYLCRQTISKHKRNNFAPKNKSRKIKYQDLIIDSFKQNRSKYGRQKLKYFILKHYKIDINERTLGRYMNALGLFCNVRKRKKLKESKNTSIIKENIVNRDYNDVYNRNIYATDVTYLPATKDAINNNVYLSVVIKHKTKEIISFSLSKFNDSKLIYKTFENVDFEKSFILHSDHCSTYTSDDFSRFIQNKGGIISLSKVGNSLDNRVVEYWFSNLKTELIRDLNIKAMTLNELEKVISNYVHWYNKFRIQSCLNWKTPYEYSMGLSNLINC; from the coding sequence ATGTTAATTTTTTATATTTTTAAAGGAGAAAAAATGGGAAAACATTTTACAGAAGAACAAGAAAAAGAAATTTATAATACATTTTTTCAATTAGGTAAAAAGGATGCGATTGAACTGATGTATAAATATGGTGCAAAAGCAAAAGATAAATATGTGAAAGCGAGATTACGAAGAATATTAAAACATTATAATTTTAATATGAATAAAAAACCAAGAAAGCCTGGAACCGGTAGGTCAAGAAAAGCGAAAGAACAAGATATAAATTGAAACATTTTTACACGAGAAGATTTAATTGAAATTGCAAAAAGATATAGAGAAATTACAAAAGATAAATTTAAAACAGAGAAAGTTCAAGAGGCATCAAATATTAATATGGCTTCGTATAAACTTGCTATTTTGTTGTATCTTTGTAGACAAACAATATCCAAACATAAAAGAAATAATTTTGCTCCTAAAAATAAATCCAGAAAAATAAAGTACCAAGACTTGATTATTGATTCATTTAAACAAAATAGATCTAAATATGGTAGACAAAAATTAAAATATTTTATCTTAAAGCACTATAAAATAGACATAAACGAAAGAACTCTAGGAAGATATATGAATGCCTTAGGTTTATTTTGCAATGTCAGAAAAAGAAAAAAACTAAAAGAATCAAAGAACACATCTATCATAAAAGAAAACATTGTTAATAGAGATTATAATGATGTATATAACAGAAATATATACGCTACTGATGTAACATATCTTCCAGCGACAAAAGATGCAATAAACAATAATGTTTATCTTTCAGTAGTAATTAAACATAAAACTAAAGAAATAATTAGTTTTTCTCTTTCCAAATTTAATGATTCAAAATTAATTTACAAAACATTTGAAAATGTTGATTTTGAAAAAAGTTTTATACTACATTCAGATCATTGCTCAACTTATACATCTGATGATTTTTCTCGTTTTATTCAAAATAAAGGTGGAATAATTTCGCTTTCAAAAGTAGGAAATAGTTTAGATAATAGAGTTGTGGAATATTGATTTTCAAATTTAAAAACTGAATTAATTAGAGATTTAAATATCAAAGCTATGACTTTGAATGAACTAGAAAAAGTGATATCTAATTATGTTCATTGATACAATAAATTTAGAATTCAATCATGTCTGAATTGAAAAACCCCATACGAATATAGTATGGGGCTATCCAATTTAATAAATTGTTAA
- a CDS encoding IS3 family transposase codes for MLIFYIFKGEKMGKHFTEEQEKEIYNTFFQLGKKYAIELMYKYGAKAKDKYVKARLRGILKHYNCNMNKKPRKPGTGRSRKVKEQDINWDIFTREDLIEIAKRYREITKDKFKTEKVQEASHINMASYKLAILLYLCRQTISKHKRNNFAPKNKSRKIKYQDLIIDSFKQNRSKYGRQKLKYFILKHYKIDINERTLGRYMNALGLFCNIRKRKKLKEVKNTSVIKENIVNRDYNDVYNRNIYATDVTYLPATKDAINNNVYLSVVIKHKTKEIISFSLSKFNDSKLIYKTFENVDFEKSFILHSDHCSTYTSDDFSHFIENKGGIISLSKVGNSLDNRVVEYWFSNLKTELIRDLNIKAMTLSELEKVISNYVNWYNKFRIQSCLNWKTPYEYSMGLSNLINC; via the coding sequence ATGTTAATTTTTTATATTTTTAAAGGAGAAAAAATGGGTAAACATTTTACAGAAGAACAAGAAAAAGAAATTTATAATACATTTTTTCAATTAGGCAAAAAGTATGCAATTGAACTTATGTATAAATATGGTGCAAAAGCAAAAGATAAATATGTGAAAGCAAGATTACGAGGAATATTAAAACATTATAATTGTAATATGAATAAAAAACCAAGAAAGCCTGGAACCGGTAGGTCAAGAAAAGTGAAAGAACAAGATATAAATTGAGACATTTTTACACGAGAAGATTTAATTGAAATTGCAAAAAGATATAGAGAAATTACAAAAGATAAATTTAAAACAGAGAAAGTTCAAGAGGCATCACATATTAATATGGCTTCGTATAAACTTGCTATTTTGTTGTATCTTTGTAGACAAACAATATCCAAACATAAAAGAAATAATTTTGCTCCTAAAAATAAATCCAGAAAAATAAAGTACCAAGACTTGATTATTGATTCATTTAAACAAAATAGATCTAAATATGGTAGACAAAAATTAAAATATTTTATCTTAAAGCACTATAAAATAGACATAAACGAAAGAACTCTAGGAAGATATATGAATGCCTTAGGTTTATTTTGCAATATAAGAAAAAGAAAAAAATTAAAAGAAGTAAAGAACACATCTGTCATAAAAGAAAACATTGTGAATAGAGATTATAACGATGTATATAACAGAAATATATATGCTACCGATGTAACATATCTCCCAGCGACAAAAGATGCGATAAACAATAATGTTTATCTTTCAGTAGTGATTAAACATAAAACTAAAGAAATAATTAGTTTTTCTCTTTCCAAATTTAATGATTCAAAATTAATTTACAAAACATTTGAAAATGTGGATTTTGAAAAAAGTTTTATACTACATTCAGATCATTGCTCAACTTATACATCTGATGATTTTTCTCATTTTATTGAAAATAAAGGTGGAATAATTTCACTTTCAAAAGTAGGAAATAGTTTAGATAATAGAGTTGTGGAATATTGATTTTCAAATTTAAAAACTGAATTAATTAGAGATTTAAATATCAAAGCTATGACTTTGAGTGAACTAGAAAAAGTAATATCTAATTATGTTAATTGATACAATAAATTTAGAATTCAATCATGTCTAAATTGAAAAACCCCATACGAATATAGTATGGGGCTATCCAATTTGATAAATTGTTAA